A window of Vigna unguiculata cultivar IT97K-499-35 chromosome 4, ASM411807v1, whole genome shotgun sequence contains these coding sequences:
- the LOC114181922 gene encoding probable receptor-like protein kinase At5g20050, with protein sequence MRFRCDLFQCCFASTSSDTFPKRSNLKWPIFPYKEIEKATNNFDQSRYLGNGERKKGFITEYYGTLEDGREITIQRFEKDKCYILQKFINETVLLSYLPHKNIVSIYGCTSQHVEPLIVHEYLSNGNLAAHFQGVKDENITLPWLKRLDIAIDIANALAYLHYYGIIHRNVKSSNILLDLNFSAKLGNLHLSCKLPDGVPVDATHVTSDRVGSSGYIDPEYLTKGQLSVKIDVYSFGVVLCELLSSKLAIYHILNEESNLGIPFSRKIENKTLVELFDPRLGFQSNLNIKQLMTATAELAVLCMKCPQESRPNMEEVLEILNEMKQGRYGTNSHSTKALKIFHHAELEEATNNFGTCLGKGGYGSVYYGKLKDGLEVAIKCFHDENETQETIKQFMKESDILGLLHHQNLVSLYGRTSRHCKKHMLVYEYISNGTLSKHLYNPLNGKLPWETRLNIAIETATALVFLHDSSIIHRDVKGSNILLDENFRVKVADFGFSRSLPDHVTHVTTIPVGTRAYIDPDYYVSGRVSNKSDVYSFGVVLFELISSIHPSLVAGTDNETLAQFAKRKILNNELNEIVDPSFSCGSDNNILETITAVAELAFQCVQCPKEFRPSMKQVLETLEGISKGKWGFNQMT encoded by the exons ATGAGATTTAGGTGTGATCTCTTTCAGTGCTGCTTCGCTAGCACATCTTCTGACACATTTCCAAAGCGCAGTAATTTGAAGTGGCCAATCTTTCCCTACAAGGAAATTGAAAAAGCCACAAATAATTTTGATCAATCTCGTTATCTTGGAaatggagaaagaaagaaaggctTTATCACTGAGTACTATG GAACACTTGAGGATGGACGTGAGATTACAATCCAGCGCTTTGAAAAAGACAAGTGCTACATATTGCAAAAGTTTATCAATGAAACTGTTCTTCTAAGTTACTTACCTCACAAAAATATTGTGTCAATTTATGGATGTACTTCTCAGCATGTGGAACCTCTGATAGTGCATGAATACCTATCCAATGGAAATCTTGCTGCACATTTTCAAGGTGTAAAGGATGAAAACATTACACTACCTTGGCTTAAACGTTTGGATATAGCCATTGATATTGCAAATGCATTGGCATATCTCCACTATTACGGCATCATCCACCGCAATGTGAAATCCAGCAATATTCTCCTAGATTTAAACTTTTCTGCTAAACTTGGTAACCTTCATTTATCATGCAAACTTCCAGATGGAGTTCCTGTTGACGCCACCCATGTTACTAGTGACAGAGTAGGTTCAAGTGGTTACATAGACCCAGAGTATTTGACAAAAGGCCAGCTTAGTGTGAAAATTGATGTTTATAGCTTTGGGGTGGTGTTGTGTGAGCTCCTATCATCAAAGCTTGCAATATACCATATTCTCAACGAGGAGAGTAATCTCGGTATCCCTTTTAgcagaaaaattgaaaacaaaacttTGGTGGAGCTCTTTGATCCAAGACTTGGGTTCCAATCAAACCTTAACATCAAGCAGTTGATGACTGCTACAGCTGAGCTTGCAGTTCTCTGCATGAAATGTCCACAAGAATCGCGGCCAAACATGGAAGAGGTGCTAGAGATTCTCAATGAAATGAAGCAAGGGAGATATGGAACAAACTCTCACTCAACTAAAG CTTTGAAAATCTTCCACCATGCTGAACTTGAAGAAGCCACTAACAATTTTGGCACTTGCCTTGGTAAGGGAGGATATGGCAGCGTATACTATG GAAAACTTAAAGATGGACTAGAAGTTGCAATAAAATGTTTCCATGATGAGAATGAGACACAAGAGACCATTAAGCAATTCATGAAAGAATCTGACATCTTAGGTCTCTTGCACCACCAAAATCTGGTCTCACTTTATGGCCGCACTTCTCGCCATTGCAAGAAGCACATGCTAGTGTATGAGTACATCTCCAATGGCACTCTTTCCAAACATCTTTATAATCCTTTAAATGGAAAACTACCATGGGAAACTAGATTGAATATTGCCATTGAAACTGCAACTGCATTGGTATTTCTTCATGATTCAAGTATCATCCACCGTGATGTGAAAGGGAGTAACATTCTGTTGGATGAAAATTTTCGGGTTAAAGTTGCTGATTTTGGATTCTCTCGGTCTCTTCCAGATCATGTTACTCATGTTACAACTATTCCAGTGGGAACTCGTGCTTATATAGATCCTGACTACTATGTATCTGGAAGGGTGAGTAACAAGAGTGATGTGTATAGTTTTGGAGTGGTCTTGTTTGAACTCATATCATCAATCCACCCAAGTTTGGTTGCAGGCACAGATAATGAGACTCTTGCACAGTTTGCAAAGAGAAAAATCTTGAACAATGAATTAAACGAGATAGTTGATCCAAGCTTTTCTTGTGGTTCTGACAATAACATTTTGGAAACGATAACAGCAGTGGCAGAGTTAGCATTTCAGTGTGTGCAGTGTCCCAAGGAGTTCAGACCATCCATGAAACAGGTGCTGGAGACCCTTGAGGGCATAAGTAAAGGAAAATGGG